The DNA segment TGTTGGTCGCTCAAGAGCATCAACTCGTTGAATTTAAAACGATGTTAACTCACGAAAAAGACGGTTGGATAGCAATCGCAATCGACAAAGTGCTGCCTAAACCTGTGGTGTGTTTGGCATCTCTGCTGGCCGCGACACCCTCCATGACCGTCGCTCAACTGGTGATGGAATCTGGATGTTCAATGGTAGAGGCAAGGTGTGCCATTGATGAGCATGAAGGGTTGTAAGTGTAAACTATAAGTGAGTCGGTCGTGTTGTGAAAAGAGAATCGCGAGCAGCAAAAAACCCGTAACGATATTACGTTTTTCAGCGCAATATCGTTACGGGCTTTATCATCTGTGCTTGTGCTGCTTAAGCTAAGCCATGTGGCTTATAAAGCGTTTACTCGATTAAGAGTTAGCTACTTTTACACGAATCGTGTTTTTGCCAAGCTTTGACAAGTTCAGCTTGTTTAGTGCCGCTTTAGCTTCTTCGTGCTCTGGCATTTCAACAAATGCAAAGCCTTTAGATTCGCCAGTTTCTTGGTCTAAAACTAGGCTGCACTCTTTTACTGAGCCGAACTCAGAAAATAGAACACGGATGTCTTGCTCTGCAGTAGAGCGCGATAGGTTACGAACTAGAAGTTTCATAATAAACCTTGAATATGAATTTACGCTGAGCATTGTCGCACACTTTCGTGCTCACCCTCACAAATAATTAGCGGAATAGCTCGGTTTACCTGTTCGCTGCTCTCATTAGCCGTTAACCGCGGTTTATCGTGATATCTGACACATATCCATGCTCGGTGCTGGTTAACGCCTGCTGCAGCATTTGAGCGGCTTCTTGAGCGGTCATAAAGCTTGAAGTATCCATTGCTTTGCCGCTGGTTCCCCAAAACTCGGTTGCCATTCCTCCGGGATAAACCGCAACGATTTTCATCGGGTGACCTTTGAGCTCCAACCTGACCGATTCGATAAAGCCTTTTACTGCCCATTTGGCTGCGCAGTAAGTAGACTCTTCTGCTTTAGCGCCTTGAGCCGCGGTCGACATCACAACAGCAATGGTGACGGGTTGATCTTTGTAGCGCTGCACAAGCTCGCGAATCAAAAAGATGGAAGACTCGATGTTGTTTTTCAGCATGTAGCTGATGGCGGCGGGATCTTGTTGTTCAATTTTACCGAAGTACCCACTGCCTGCGCTATGAACCACCAGCTTTGGTGTTTCAGGCAACGCATCCAATAACTCGCTCACTGATTGTGGATCACACAAGTCACAGGCTTGGCTAACAGTATTCGCTGGCAGGCTTTTTGCTAATTCAGCTAAACGTTGGGAGCTGCGGCCAGTGATCATTAAGCGCTGACGGCTGTTCGATGTGTTCGCATATTGCTTGGCTAAAGCTGCGCCTAAACCGCTGCTTGATCCGGTGATTAAAATCATGGTGACTCGGAATTATTGAATTGAATCGAGATAGTAAGGCTTTGAATACCTGTTTGCTGAGATCTAAGACCAAGATGCAGAGATCCATGAGCAAGATCGATAAAACAGAGGTTTGAGAAAGTCGTAGGAAGATAGGAAGATAACAAGATAACAAGATAAGCAGAAAGGAAAAAATGCCTAAAGGTAAAGCGCATAAAGGTAAAAGCGCCGGCATAGAGCCAGCGCTTTTGAAATCAGATTACTCTTCGTCGAACTGTTTGGTCGTGAATGAGTCTTCGATTCTGTTGAGTTCTTCTTGATCTTTCACTCGCTGTTCTTCTTGGCGAATGACTTTTGCTTCATTGAAGCGTTTCTTTTCCGACTTAGTCAGAAATTTTACAGCTTTCTTGTTAGTCAGTGCGTAAGCAACTACGTCTTCGCCTTTTTCTCTGCGGTCGTTTACACGTTGTGAGAAACGTTCATTGTCGCGAGCTTTACGCTCCGCTGAGGTCAACTTGCTCATGCTTTAAAGCCTTTTCAATTATTCATGGTAGGGAATCTACGCTTAGCGAAACAACGGGGAAGTGCTCTGAATTGGTGGAACTGTGTATCACATCCGCTCAACTGAGTTTAGCCCATTTGTATGCTGGTGGCGCATCTTAGCACAAAGGCTTGAGCATGCAGGTATGCTATTCGAGGGATTAAGCAGAGCAACCCACAATTTTCTGTTGTGGGTTGAGATTGCATTGTGGGCTGAGATTGTTTGCGGGATGAGATTATATGGTGGGCTGAAAGTGTCTTTCGGGGTAACGGTTACCGCTGATGAAAATGGGAACAGGAAAGAGAGGTTAAATTAAATCTTCTCGATATATAAGATCACTTCGCCTACTTTAAACCCAAATTTAGACATCTCAGTTTTGTTGAACAAGCGTTTGTCGTCCATCAAGAACATCCAGTCGTCTAATACGACCTCA comes from the Vibrio splendidus genome and includes:
- a CDS encoding ribosome recycling factor family protein is translated as MFSVPLNSFVHRVSDKSQVMAHAAECGCQLKRVRRSRNWLLVAQEHQLVEFKTMLTHEKDGWIAIAIDKVLPKPVVCLASLLAATPSMTVAQLVMESGCSMVEARCAIDEHEGL
- a CDS encoding SDR family NAD(P)-dependent oxidoreductase — its product is MILITGSSSGLGAALAKQYANTSNSRQRLMITGRSSQRLAELAKSLPANTVSQACDLCDPQSVSELLDALPETPKLVVHSAGSGYFGKIEQQDPAAISYMLKNNIESSIFLIRELVQRYKDQPVTIAVVMSTAAQGAKAEESTYCAAKWAVKGFIESVRLELKGHPMKIVAVYPGGMATEFWGTSGKAMDTSSFMTAQEAAQMLQQALTSTEHGYVSDITINRG
- a CDS encoding RNA recognition motif domain-containing protein, translated to MKLLVRNLSRSTAEQDIRVLFSEFGSVKECSLVLDQETGESKGFAFVEMPEHEEAKAALNKLNLSKLGKNTIRVKVANS